ATGCCGGATTCGGAAATCGGCGTGTCCAGCACGCGCCATTCGCCATATTTTTTGAGGAACCCTTCCGTGACCTTAAACGCCCCGCCGTAGGTGCCGATGTCTTCGCCCAACAGAAAGACGCGCTCGTCCCGGCTCATCTCTTCATCCAGGGCCTGGGAAATTGCGTCTACGTAAGTGACTTCCTGCGTGAGCGTCGCGGTCGTCATGGGTGCACCTCGTCTTCCGTGGCGAACACTCCCACCAGCGTCTCCCGCCCTTCCGGCAGGGGGCTCTGTTCGGCGAACTCCGTCCCTGCGTCGACTTCTTTCTTGGCTCGTTCTCCCACCTCATGAAAATACGACGCATCGCCGTACCCTAACTGTGTCACGAGGCGTTCGGCTCTCAAGATGGGATCTTTGGTTTTCCATTCCTCCAGCAATTCGCGTGGGACGTACTTGGCTGCGTCATGTTCGGAATGGCCATGCATCCGCATGGTTTTAAATTCGAGAAAGGTCGGGCCTTCGCCGGCCCGGGCCTTGGCGATGGCTCGCTGGGATGCGAGGTAGACGGCTGCGACATCATTGCCGTCCACAATCTCGCCCGGCATCCCGTAGGCTTTCGCCCGCTCGACCACATCGGTAATCGCCATTTGATACCGCACCGGCGTGGAATAGGCATATTGATTGTTGGTGCAGAAGAACACGACCGGCAGCCGCCGCACCGCCGCAAAGTTCATGGCTTCATGAAAGTCGCCTCGACTCGTTCCTCCGTCGCCGGTTCCGGCAAAGGCCACGCGGGACTCTCCTCTGATCTTGAAGGCCAGCGCCGCGCCTGCGGCGACCGGCATGTTGTCGGCCAGATGGCTGACGAATCCGATCATCCCGCGTTTCAAATCGCCCATATGCACATTGCCGTCTTTTCCTTTGGTCGGGCCACCCTGCTTGCCGAGGTACTGGGCGATGATTTCTCCGGGGGAGAAGCCGCGAATGAGAAACGCGCCCATATCGCGATGAAACGGCGCAATGACGTCATCCGGCCTCAGCGCCGAGGCATACCCGACGGCGATCGCCTCCATTCCATGACTCGTATAGACGCCGCCGACGATGCGGCCCTGCCGGTAGAGCGCGCTGATCCGGTCTTCCAGGCTTCTCGTCAACCGGAGGTAGTGGTACATATCGAGGAGGTCGCCGCGTTTGATTTCATTGGCAATGACCGCCACGTCCATGATGACCTCCAGAGTGAGGTGGCCAGGTACTCAGAGTGCCGGAAGATCCCGCCATGACAACAGGGGTGTGTGCTCCTTGCACGAGTGACAATCGGACGCGTCCCACTGCGGCATGTCCAGGTCCACGCTGAAGTAAAAGGGAAACCGTGCCGTGAGTTCGTCCATCAAGGGGAACTGCCCGCTGTCTCGCCTGGCAAAAACCATCATGCCGGTAAGTTGCCCTCCGCGATCCGTCACGACCTTCCCCAACTTGCTGACGCACAGGCCGCGAGTGGTCACGTCGTTTAGGGAGAGAAAGCGTTCTCCCGTTTCGACTGTGCCTTGGATGATGTCGGTGCCGATCTTGCCCGTCTCGTGATTGAACGGGGTCAGGACGACGCGGAGCGGCATCTGTGGAGCCAGGATGTCGCTGGTTCGCTCAGCCAAAAAACGCGCGTCGGATGAGGTGGTGAGAATTCCTGCCGGCGGATGGTGTCGAAACGTCTGCATGATCCACTCCGCCATGTTGGATGCGATCATGGTCACGAGATCTGGGAATCGCGCGATGGATTCAAAGCGCAGATAGACATCCGTGTGGTGGCCGGAGACCACTTCCACATGGCTATCGAAATACACCGCTCGCGAGTCGCGCAGCATTCGCTGAATATCCCAGGACGACAGGGTGGGATGGGGGGTGTCGCGAATGAGATGTTCCAGCCTCATGTCGATCTCCGACCCCTCATAGAGCTTCTTCTGTCGCTCCATCAACTCCAGGGTGGTAGCTTGCGGTGACTTGTCGATTGACGGCACCATGACCCGTACTCCTCTAGTTCTGTGCGGCAATAGTCGTTCTCAGAATGCCAATCGGCTGAATCTCCAGTTCGACGACATCGCCGGGTTTCAGATACCGATCAAGCTCCAGGCCGCAGCCGCCGCCGACTGTCCCGGAGCCGAACAGATCGCCGGGATACAGGAACTCACCTCGCGACACATGCTCGATCATTTGTGAAAACGACCAATGGATTGAACCGAAGCGTCCCTCAGACCAGACTTCGCCATTGATCCGGGCGATCATCCGCAGAGCAGCGAGATCCTGAATGTCATCGGGGGTGACGATGCAGGGACCGATGGCGGTGGCGAAATCTTTCCCTTTTGCCGGTCCGAGGCGGCAAGCCATTTCCTGGAATTGAATGTCTCGCGCGCTGAAGTCGTTCATGATCGTATAGCCCGCGATGTAGTTGACGGCATCCCGCTCGGCAATATCGATTCCTTTGCGTCCGATGATGCAGGCCAACTCCAGTTCGTAGTCCAGTTTCTGTGTGTTGAGCGGCCACCGGAGCTCATGATCAGGCCCGATGATCGTCCGGTGGTTGCCTTTGTAGTACACGGGTGCCTTGTACCATTCAGGCGGGATCGGTTGTCCCCGTCGCTTGGAGGTCGCCGCAATGTGCTCCTCGAAGGCAATAAAATCACGCAGGGATGAAGGATTGGGGAGGGGAGCCGTCAATCGGACGCTCGCCGGATCGTAAAAGATGGTCTCACCCGCCGGACCTGCGATGGAGGAACTATGGCCTACCGCATAATCGAATGCGCGACGGGCCGCGTCTGTCGCAGCGGGGCCGCCTTCCAAAAACTCCAACATGGTGGCGGGGACCTGCACGTCGGCGAGGCGGCGCGGTTGTGTTTCGCCCTGATCGGTGAGTCGTCGCGCCTGCGCCATGTTGAGGTCTACGATCGAGGCATTGTGCAACGCACCGATTCTGGTGAAGGTTCCGACGGGAGTGCGCACCTGGAAGCTGACGAGTTTCATGGGCGGCTCCAACTCATCGCATAGTCCTTCAGTTCAACGGCGTCGCATTCGGGCATCACCGTAAAGGCCCGTCGCGATTCGATCATCACGGCGACTTCGTCCGTCTGCTCCTTGGTCTTGCTCGCGGCGATGGCCTGCGGGTGCGGGCCATGATGAATCCCTTGTGGATGCAGCGTGAACATGCCGGGATGAATGCCGGCGCGGCTGAAAAAATCTCCCTGGTGATAAAAGAGCACTTCGTCATAGTCCATGTTGCGATGATAAAACGGAACGCGAAGTGCGCTCGGGTCGCTTTCCAGCGGCCTTGGCGCGAAGGTCGATATCAGCAGTCCGCCGGCTTGAAAGGTCATGTGCACGCTGGGCGGGAGGTGATAGCGCGGGCTGATGACCGGACGAAAATCCCGGACATTCAACTTGGCGACCCAGAGGTCACCCTTCCAGGCCGCGACATCCATGGGATAGAACGGGTAATACACCCGGGTGTAGTCACCGTCCCGCTTGATGCGCACTTCCCATTCGTGTCGACTATGGGCGTCTTCAGGAGGCAGCGCCAGTTCCGGTGCGGTGAGGACCCCCGGATCAAATAACGCATGGCGGCCGAGCGGGCCTCGATCCGGCACTTCGACAGGCGCCGTAGTCTCGACCATGAGAAACAGCCCCGGCTCTCCCTTCGTATCGACATGGACTCGATATGTTGTGCCTTTCGGGATCACCAGGTAGTCGCCCGGTTCATAACTCAAGAATCCGTAGTCCGTTTCCCACCGACCGCGCCCACGATGCACAAAGACGATTTCGTCCCCGTCGGCATTGCGCACGAAGTGAGGCATCGTTTCCGCACGTCTGGACAGGGAGACTCGGGCATCCGGACTCTGCAAGACCAGGGTTGGGCGTCCGTCGGCGGAATGGTAATCGGCGGTCGGCAACTCGGTGCAGGTAAACGCTCGGGGGCGGAGCGGACCGTCGATCCTGCTCCACGCAGTCGGTGGATGGTGGTGGTAGAGGTGCGAGGAGGGGCCGCTGAACCCCTGACGACCATGCTCTTCCTCATGGAGGCCGTCGGGAACGCCGACGTGTGCCTGATTGGGAGGAGCGCCTTTTTTCACTAAGTACATCACGAACCTCCTGATGCCTCAGGGACGGCTCGATGTTTTACGACGTCGACTGAAACGACTCGGATGGCGTGTCTTTAAAGGGAAGCGGAAGGGTCTCGTAGTCGATGATTGTTTTCTCGATTCCTCTGGTTTGATCCCGCTCAATATCTCTATAGAGCGCTTCGACGGTCGCGCGCACGAACGTCTTGGATTCCTCCAGCCCGTGCTGCCGTTGGGTCAGTTCCAGGAACAGGCCGCACCCGGGGAAGAGGGGATAGGTGAATCGCTGCTTGAGGGGCCCGAAGCCGTCCCGGCCATTCTTGGTTTCTCCGGAGAATCGGACTCCATGTGATTCCCATTCGCGACAGACCGCTTCGATGTCATCGACCTCTAGGGCGATGTGCTGAACCCCTTCGCCGTATTTGTCGATGAAGTCACAGATCTGGGACCGACGTGCCTTATTGCGGCCTTGCATGAGCGCGATTTTCGCATCGCCCCGTTGAACGACCACGGTGTCCATGCTCGACATGTCACTGCCGACATCCTGAGCGGACCAAATCACGTGAAAGCCGAGTACGGTGGTGAAGAGGGATTCGACGGCGGCGAGATTTTTCACGCAGAGCGTGATGTGATCAATACCGATGGCTTCTTTCATGGTGGGTCCTCCTACGCGGCCTCGGAAAACGTGGAAGGGACTCATGCCATTGTCGCGATCGGGAAGAGCAGGATTCACATACGCTCACACTATATAACATAATAGTTGCATCGTTCAATATAGATTTTGTATCATTTGCCATGGCGACGAATATGAGAAAGGAAATTCGCATGCAGTTGGGTTGGGACGAGACGGGACATCCCGGTATGACCGCGGAGGTGCACGATGTCGTTTTACGAACATGTGCGCGCGGACGTGCTCCGGCATGGAGCGATCAATAATACCTACCTAACACGGTTTCAAGCCGGTGAGGTGACCGACAGAGAGTTCCACGAATTTGCCGTCGAGTTTTATAGTTTTGCGCGATTCTTTCCCCGCATCCTTGCCGCTCAATTAGTCAACACTGAAGATGAGGCCGTGGCCGATGAGCTGACGAAAGTCCTCTACTCGGAACTCGGCGACGGCATCGTCAAGCATCGCCACGAATTGCTGTACCGGAATTTCCTCCGGTCGATTGGCATCGACATTCATGACGCGATGCACACACCCATGAAACCCAGCACAAGGGCGTATATCCAGGGAATGGAACGGCTTTATAGCAGCAGGCACCACGCGACGGCGTTGGGAGCGTCCTTTGGTCTTGAGAACATGGCCATCACGATGTGGGACCATTTGATTCCAGGGTTGACCCGGTTGAAGCAGGTTCGGTATCCGCGCATGGACATGAGGTATTTCACCTTCCACCGCCAACTCGAATCTGCGCATGAAAAAGCCATGGAGCATGCCGTGGAAGCTGTCGGAGGAGCGGGGGCGAATGGGTGCGCAACGATGAGCGCACAAGAGCATAGAGATTTTTGCCTGGGAATGAACGCGGTGCTGGACTATCTCGAAGGGTTTTGGATGGGGCTGGAACGAAAGGCGTCCGGTATCCGACGGAGCCGGCCTCAGCCGGCGCGGCAGTTGGCGAGTGAACTGCGCGGACAATCGCATTGACCCGGCTGCGGGTCGGAGGATCACATGGAGCGCGTGTGGATCAGCCGCTACGATGCGGGTGTTCCTCTCTCCTCCGCCTATCCGGAATGGACCGTCCCGGACCTGCTTCGTCGCTCCGCCTCATGTTTTCCCGAATCGACCGCTCTCTTCTTTTATGGCGCGCGTCTTTCCTTCCGTGAACTGAACGATCTGACCACGCGTTTTGCACATGGGTTGCTGCGGCTCGGCGTGAAGAGGGGCGATCGGGTCGCTCTCATGCTGCCGAATATTCCACAGGCGGTCATCGCCTATTACGGCGTACTAAAGGCCGGAGCGATTGTCGCGCCCATGAATCCTCTGTACGTCGAACGTGAAATTCACAGTCAGCTGGCCGACGCCGGCAGCGAGATCATCGTTGCGTTGGATCTGTTTTATGCCCGCATTCAGGCCGTCCGCGAGCAGACGGGTCTGCCCGGACGGATCATCATCACCAGCCTCGGAGATTTTCTTCCGACCGTGAAGCGGCTGCTCTATCCGCTTAAGGCCCGGTTGGCAAAGCGCTGGGTGGCGGTCGAGAAGACTCCCCCGGTCTATGATTTTCTTGCACTGCTCGACGCGGCATCCCCCCGCGCCGAAGATGATTCCCCGCTTCTACCCTCGGTGGAGCCGGACGCGCTGGCCCAGATTCAATATACCGGCGGCACGACCGGCACTCCCAAGGGTGTCATGCTCTCGCATCGTAACGTGGTGGTCAATGCGATGCAGGGGCGCCTCTGGTGTTCGGATTTTCAGGAGGGGAAGGAAGTTTTCCTGGGCGCGGTGCCGTTTTTCCATTGTTATGGGCTGAGTACTTGCCAGAATCTCGCCGTCGCGACCGGTTCTCAGATCGTCCTGCTCCCGCGATTCCATGCGGAGGAGGCGGTGAAATTGATTCATCAGCACCGGGTCACCATTGTGTCGGGCGTGCCGGTGATGTTCGCCATGATCACAGATTGTCCGAAAGTAGGACGGTACGACTTACGTTCGATACGGGTCTGCCTTTGCGGAGCCAGCCCCCTGCCGACCGAGGTGCAGGAACGATTCGAGCGGTTGAGCGGGGTCAAGATTTCAGAAGGATACGGGCTGACCGAGGCGGGTCCCACTACCCATTGCAACCCGATTCACGGGGATCATCCGCAAGGCTCGATGGGGTTGCCGTTTCCCGATACGGACGCGCGGATTGTGGATGAAGAAACGGGCATCCGGGACATCCCTACGGGACAAGCGGGGGAACTGATCGTCCGCGGGCCTCAGGTGATGCAGGGCTACTGGAGGAACACCGAGGACACGCAAGCGGTGTTGCGCGACGGCTGGCTCTACACCGGAGATATCGTCACGCGTGATGAACATGGATTCTTCTTTTTTCTGGATCGCAAGAAAGATGTCATCAAGCCATGGGGAGAGACTGTCTATCCGCGAGAGGTTGAAGACATCCTTTATCAGCATCCCGCCGTGCGTGAGGCGGTGGTGGTGGGCGCTCCCGACCACCATTACGGAGAAGCGGTCAAGGCGTTTGTCGTGCAGAAGGGGGGATGTGCCGTCACCGAGAGAGAGCTGATCGAGCACTGCCGCCGCTCGCTGGCACGATTCAAGGTCCCGGTGGTTATCGAATTCCGCACTGAATTGCCACGCACCATTATCGGGAAGGTGTTGCGACGCGCCTTGCGCGCTGAGGCGGATCCGGTCCCGGTCGGTATGCAGTCGTCGCGCAAGGCGATGTGAGGCTGCGAGGAGGGCACCATGAGAGAGGTCGTCATCGTCGCCGGCGTACGCACCCCTATCGGTAACTTCGGCGGTGCCCTGAAGGACCTTCCGCCTCACAAGATGGGGGAATTGGTCGTGCGAGAAGCCGTCTCGCGTGCCAAGCTGGATCCCCGGCTCATCGACGAAGTGATCGTGGGCTCCGTTGGTCACACGAGTGATGCCTACAACGTCGCTCGTGCGATTGCGCTTATGGCCGGACTGCCTGTGCGTACCCCGGCCTATTCGGTGCAGCGCAACTGCTCCTCCGGTCTCCAGCCGTTCGTCAATGCGTACCAGAACATTCAAAGTGAGGATGCAGACGCACAAGTTGTGGGGGGAGTGGAAAGCATGAGCCGCGCCCCGTTTGTCTCACGGGACATGCGGTGGGGAAAACGGCTCCGCAATGCCGAATTGATCGACAGTATCTGGGAGGGATTGACCGATGCGTTTTGCGGCCAATTGATGGGTCGGACGGCCGAGAACCTGGCTGAGGAGTTTGGCATCGGTCGTGAGGAGCAGGATCGATATGCGGTGGAGAGCCACCGCCGGGCGTTCAAAGCCATTCGGGAGGGCCGGCTCAAGGATGAGATTCTGCCTCTGATGGTGCCGAAGTCGGTGGCCGGACGTGATGTCGCACCGGCGGTCGTCTCGCAAGACGAGGGGCCGAATGTCGGGTTGACGGAGCAGCAACTCGCGCTCTATCCGCCGCTCTTCAAAGAACAGGGGACCGTCACGGCGGGGAACAGTTGCCCCCTCAACGATGGCGCCGCTGCAGCGATCGTCATGTCCTCCGCGCGTGCGCGTGAGTTGGGCTGTCGCCCGCTCGGCCGCATCAGAGGGTATGCCTTCATCGGCGTGGAGCCGACGCGTATGGGGATCGGTCCCGCCGAAGCGCTCCCGTTGGCACTCAAGCGCGCCGGTGTCACCCTCACCGATCTTGAACTCATCGAAGTGAACGAGGCTTTTGCCGTGCAGTACCTCGCGGTGGAACGTGTGTTGGGACTCAAGCGGGAGCTCGTCAATGTGAACGGCGGGGCGATTGCGCTGGGTCATCCGGTCGGCATGACGGGTTCCCGGCTGGTCATCACGATCCTGTACGAGATGCAGCGGCGTGGCGCTGCACTCGGTGCCGTGGCCCTGTGTGTCGGCGGCGGGCAGGGCGCTGCGATGGTGTTGGAACGCATGTGACCGGTGCGTGTCGAGCGACAGGAGTCGTCCCATGTACATCTATAAAGTCGGTGTGGTGGGTGCCGGTACCATGGGCGCGCAGATTGCTGAAGTGGTGAGTTATGCCGGCGTGCCGGTGCTGCTGGCAGATATACAGGAATCACTGGCCAGGAGAGGCGTCGAATCCGTGCGGGCGATATATCAAGCCCGCGTGGACAAAGGCAAGATGACGCCTGAGCAGCTGGAAGAGAAAATGCTGCTGGTGACGGCCTCGCCGAACCTCGAGGCTCTCCATGATGTCGATCTGGTGATCGAGGCGGTCTCAGAAGAGATAACGCTGAAACAGCGCGTGTTCCGCGAACTGGACCGGGTCTGTGCGCGAAGTGCCATCCTGGCGAGTAACACCTCCGCGCTGTCCATATCAGCCATCGGGGCTTCAACCACGAGGCCCGGTAAGGTGCTCGGACTTCATTTTTTCAATCCTGCCTATGCGATGCCGCTGGTAGAGGTCATCCCCGGCCTGGCCACCGATCCCCAGACCGTCGATGATGTCGTCGGTTTTGCCGAAAGTCTCCGCAAGACGCCGGTGATCGTGAAGGAATGCGCAGGTTTCCTCGTCAATCGCCTGCTCTCTCCCTATCTGAATGAAGCCGTGTGGTGCTTCCAAGACGGCGATGTGTCCATCAAGGAGATCGATCAGGACATGGTGGCATTCGGCATGCCGGTCGGCCCATTCATGCTGCTGGATACCGTCGGGCTGGATATTGCGTTCGAGGTCGCGCGCATTCTCCACCGATCCTACGGACCCCGGATGGCGCCGGCGCCGCTTCTCGAAGCCTTGGTCAAGGCGGGGCGATGGGGAATCAAATCAGGACGGGGCTTCTACGAGTATTCGGGGGGCGAGGAATGGAGCCGCGATCAGGACCTCGATACTCTGCTGCAGCAAGTGCGGCAGGGCGGCGGGCAGACCAGGATGGAATGGACCAGATTACGCCCTCTCCTCGCCATGGTGAATGAGGCTGTGACTGCGTACCAGGAGGGCGTCGCGTCGGCGCGAGATATCGATCTGGCGTTGGTGGCGGGAACAGGATTTCCCAACGAGAAGGGAGGACCGCTGCATGTTGCCGACCAGCTTGGGATCGACCATGTGTTGCACGAACTGGAAGCATTGCGGGATACGCTGGGCGTACGCTTCTGGCCGGCGCCGATGTTGCGCCGAATGGTTGACGCCGGCTTCACCGGACAGCTCGCGGGACGAGGGTTCTTTGCCTATTAACGCTCTTGTCGGCGGGGCAGGATTGGTATGCCCGTCCCTTTCCCGATCGCATCCATGTGGGAATACCCACCATTCAATGTTGTGAGGCTCATATGACGACGACAGCCGGTTCGATGCTTTCTTGCACTGTCGAGGGGGCGGTGGCCACTTTGTTGATCAACCATCCTCCCGCTAACACCCTGACACCTGAACTCCTTGCCGAGCTGAGCACAATGTTCGATCAAGTTGCCAAGGACGAAGCGGTAACAGTGGTCGTGTTGACCGGCACGGGTCGATTCTTCATTGCCGGGGCAGATATTCGAGTCTTGGCCTCGATTGCTTCGTCAAAGGAAGGGGAGGCCATGGCTCTGCAGGGCCAGGCCATCTTGGATCGGATCGAAGGGGTTGGAAAACCGGTGATCGCTGCCATCAACGGGATTTGTCTGGGGGGAGGACTGGAATTGGCCATGTGTTGCCATATCAGGCTTGCCGCGGAAGGGAGCCGATTGGGCCAGCCGGAAATCAATCTGGGGATCATGCCGGGATTCGGCGGCACGCAGCGACTTGCCCGGATCATCGGTCAGTCGAAAGCCATGGAGCTGATCCTGACCGGTGAGCCGATCTCGGCGCAGGAAGCAAAGACGATTGGTCTCGTATCGCAGGTCGTTTCCCCTGAGGATCTCCTCCGTCAGGCTCAGGGGCTGGCGCGCACGATTGCCTCGAAAGGCCAGATGGCGGTGCGCGCGTCGCTTCGGGCCATCCGCCAGGGTGTCGAGCTGAATTTTCATGACGGCCTGGCCTTGGAAGCGCGCCTGTTCGGAGAGTTGTGCGACACGGCGGACAGACGGGAAGGCCTGTCCGCGTTTCTGGAGAAGCGGCAGCCGCATTTCATGGATCGATGAATGGCCGTTGTCCGTTGAGTCGATGTGGAGCCCACGATGGCACCGTCTTTCAGCAAGCGGGCCCTGGCGTTGGGCGGAGGTGGCTTCACCGGCTACCTCTTCGAAATCGGCGCGTTGACCGCCTTGGACGATCTCTTCGAGGACGGTGTGACGATGAACGATCTC
This is a stretch of genomic DNA from Nitrospira sp.. It encodes these proteins:
- a CDS encoding thiamine pyrophosphate-dependent dehydrogenase E1 component subunit alpha, with amino-acid sequence MDVAVIANEIKRGDLLDMYHYLRLTRSLEDRISALYRQGRIVGGVYTSHGMEAIAVGYASALRPDDVIAPFHRDMGAFLIRGFSPGEIIAQYLGKQGGPTKGKDGNVHMGDLKRGMIGFVSHLADNMPVAAGAALAFKIRGESRVAFAGTGDGGTSRGDFHEAMNFAAVRRLPVVFFCTNNQYAYSTPVRYQMAITDVVERAKAYGMPGEIVDGNDVAAVYLASQRAIAKARAGEGPTFLEFKTMRMHGHSEHDAAKYVPRELLEEWKTKDPILRAERLVTQLGYGDASYFHEVGERAKKEVDAGTEFAEQSPLPEGRETLVGVFATEDEVHP
- a CDS encoding fumarylacetoacetate hydrolase family protein, with translation MKLVSFQVRTPVGTFTRIGALHNASIVDLNMAQARRLTDQGETQPRRLADVQVPATMLEFLEGGPAATDAARRAFDYAVGHSSSIAGPAGETIFYDPASVRLTAPLPNPSSLRDFIAFEEHIAATSKRRGQPIPPEWYKAPVYYKGNHRTIIGPDHELRWPLNTQKLDYELELACIIGRKGIDIAERDAVNYIAGYTIMNDFSARDIQFQEMACRLGPAKGKDFATAIGPCIVTPDDIQDLAALRMIARINGEVWSEGRFGSIHWSFSQMIEHVSRGEFLYPGDLFGSGTVGGGCGLELDRYLKPGDVVELEIQPIGILRTTIAAQN
- a CDS encoding homogentisate 1,2-dioxygenase; translated protein: MYLVKKGAPPNQAHVGVPDGLHEEEHGRQGFSGPSSHLYHHHPPTAWSRIDGPLRPRAFTCTELPTADYHSADGRPTLVLQSPDARVSLSRRAETMPHFVRNADGDEIVFVHRGRGRWETDYGFLSYEPGDYLVIPKGTTYRVHVDTKGEPGLFLMVETTAPVEVPDRGPLGRHALFDPGVLTAPELALPPEDAHSRHEWEVRIKRDGDYTRVYYPFYPMDVAAWKGDLWVAKLNVRDFRPVISPRYHLPPSVHMTFQAGGLLISTFAPRPLESDPSALRVPFYHRNMDYDEVLFYHQGDFFSRAGIHPGMFTLHPQGIHHGPHPQAIAASKTKEQTDEVAVMIESRRAFTVMPECDAVELKDYAMSWSRP
- a CDS encoding VOC family protein, which gives rise to MKEAIGIDHITLCVKNLAAVESLFTTVLGFHVIWSAQDVGSDMSSMDTVVVQRGDAKIALMQGRNKARRSQICDFIDKYGEGVQHIALEVDDIEAVCREWESHGVRFSGETKNGRDGFGPLKQRFTYPLFPGCGLFLELTQRQHGLEESKTFVRATVEALYRDIERDQTRGIEKTIIDYETLPLPFKDTPSESFQSTS
- a CDS encoding iron-containing redox enzyme family protein, with protein sequence MSFYEHVRADVLRHGAINNTYLTRFQAGEVTDREFHEFAVEFYSFARFFPRILAAQLVNTEDEAVADELTKVLYSELGDGIVKHRHELLYRNFLRSIGIDIHDAMHTPMKPSTRAYIQGMERLYSSRHHATALGASFGLENMAITMWDHLIPGLTRLKQVRYPRMDMRYFTFHRQLESAHEKAMEHAVEAVGGAGANGCATMSAQEHRDFCLGMNAVLDYLEGFWMGLERKASGIRRSRPQPARQLASELRGQSH
- a CDS encoding long-chain fatty acid--CoA ligase, yielding MERVWISRYDAGVPLSSAYPEWTVPDLLRRSASCFPESTALFFYGARLSFRELNDLTTRFAHGLLRLGVKRGDRVALMLPNIPQAVIAYYGVLKAGAIVAPMNPLYVEREIHSQLADAGSEIIVALDLFYARIQAVREQTGLPGRIIITSLGDFLPTVKRLLYPLKARLAKRWVAVEKTPPVYDFLALLDAASPRAEDDSPLLPSVEPDALAQIQYTGGTTGTPKGVMLSHRNVVVNAMQGRLWCSDFQEGKEVFLGAVPFFHCYGLSTCQNLAVATGSQIVLLPRFHAEEAVKLIHQHRVTIVSGVPVMFAMITDCPKVGRYDLRSIRVCLCGASPLPTEVQERFERLSGVKISEGYGLTEAGPTTHCNPIHGDHPQGSMGLPFPDTDARIVDEETGIRDIPTGQAGELIVRGPQVMQGYWRNTEDTQAVLRDGWLYTGDIVTRDEHGFFFFLDRKKDVIKPWGETVYPREVEDILYQHPAVREAVVVGAPDHHYGEAVKAFVVQKGGCAVTERELIEHCRRSLARFKVPVVIEFRTELPRTIIGKVLRRALRAEADPVPVGMQSSRKAM
- a CDS encoding thiolase family protein, whose translation is MREVVIVAGVRTPIGNFGGALKDLPPHKMGELVVREAVSRAKLDPRLIDEVIVGSVGHTSDAYNVARAIALMAGLPVRTPAYSVQRNCSSGLQPFVNAYQNIQSEDADAQVVGGVESMSRAPFVSRDMRWGKRLRNAELIDSIWEGLTDAFCGQLMGRTAENLAEEFGIGREEQDRYAVESHRRAFKAIREGRLKDEILPLMVPKSVAGRDVAPAVVSQDEGPNVGLTEQQLALYPPLFKEQGTVTAGNSCPLNDGAAAAIVMSSARARELGCRPLGRIRGYAFIGVEPTRMGIGPAEALPLALKRAGVTLTDLELIEVNEAFAVQYLAVERVLGLKRELVNVNGGAIALGHPVGMTGSRLVITILYEMQRRGAALGAVALCVGGGQGAAMVLERM
- a CDS encoding enoyl-CoA hydratase, producing the protein MTTTAGSMLSCTVEGAVATLLINHPPANTLTPELLAELSTMFDQVAKDEAVTVVVLTGTGRFFIAGADIRVLASIASSKEGEAMALQGQAILDRIEGVGKPVIAAINGICLGGGLELAMCCHIRLAAEGSRLGQPEINLGIMPGFGGTQRLARIIGQSKAMELILTGEPISAQEAKTIGLVSQVVSPEDLLRQAQGLARTIASKGQMAVRASLRAIRQGVELNFHDGLALEARLFGELCDTADRREGLSAFLEKRQPHFMDR